The Coccidioides posadasii str. Silveira chromosome 2, complete sequence genomic interval tctaggaagaaaaaaaaaaaaaaaaaagaaaaggagaagggggaaagaaggaaaaaaagaaattcaagccaaaaagaagacaagTTTCAACAGCCTCCCATCCGCCAACACGCTCACTCACTTCACTCGTCCCACGATCGTAGGAGTACCGATTCCACTGTCAATCTTCTCAACCCCCTtcgttccttttcttttaaagTTCGAGGGTGTATCCCGTATCATGAATGGaaatatacatatatatatgtatatgcCCACACTAAACAAGGGCGAGAAAAGGGTTGGAACCTTGAAGTGTCGAAACCTAATCCTCGGGTATTTTGGCTGCGGGCCGGGCCTGATAGGGCTGCGAAGGTTTGTGGAGGAACGAAAATATTGAAGTTTTGGGCGGGAGAGGGGGGAGGAAATTAGGGTGGGTGGGTGTTAAATGTCGGAAACAGCGGTTGTTCGAAGAAGAATCCCTCTTTTTActttacttttcttttctttttcccttcccccaATGAATAATTCAGAAGAGAGTTGTCTGGCTGCGTTGGCTGTTCTTTTGGCCTGGGCTGGTTCACATCGTAATAATGGTTGGCGTAGCCATGTGCGAGGATGGGATGATCTGATATGATAAGATAAAAAGGCGGGGCGAAAGTCACACGAGCCACTAATGGAATAGCCAAGATACAACCGTAACAGATATCCCCAAGATACACCGGCAAGAACGGCCGTTGTCGAGAATCGGAGTAAATGCAGACTCAATATATGACAGCCATGGATAGCCGTTGCGAGCAGAAAACAACGAAAAAGCGGCGAAAAATTCCACCGCATGAAGCAACCCCAACCCGGCGTGCGGAATGGCGTCATTTTCCGGCCCCGAGGCTGATGTCATCCCGCACAGTCAAGGCAGGGTTGCTATTAATAGGCGGGATCGATGAATCTTCCATTTCTAtccaaaaaacaaaaaagaaaaaagaaaaagaaaaaatacCAGCTGCTCATGAAATATAGTGACTCGCTAGACCTGATTGCGCCAGATGGGTAGCTATCTAGTTACATGATGCCCTTGACctaataaacaaaaaaagacacacacacacacacacaccagGTTCAATCCTTCAACGTCTTGTCGGGGAAGCCAAAGTCGATTCCGAACGGCGGATAGACAAACCTTGTAAACCCGTCTCGAGATACCGATTCCGCCGTAAATTTTGCAATTATTTTCATATCATCCTCGTCCAGTTTAACGAGATGGAGGTTGGCTTCGATGCGCGATGGTGTGACGGACTTTGAGAGGACGCAGGAACCACGTGCAACTGTGTAAAATAAAATTGACGACCCGAGTTAGACACCGGACAAGACGAGAAAGCAGATGCGGGGGATGCAACACATACCATGCCAGCTCAACAAAATCGTCGACGGCGAAACGCCTTTTCTCCTCGCAACTTCAACCACCGCGTCGCTCGTCATCAGCGGTCCGCCTGTGCTCCCCAGAGGGCTATATGCCGTGACCATGATTCCTTTCTCTCTGCAGAAATCAACAATCTCCTGCTGCGGCAGAAGTGGGTGGTTCTCGATCTGATTCACTGCAGGCACAACCGAAACGTGCTCAAGGAGCTGTTGAAGGTACTTGAGGCTGTAATTCGAAACGCCAATCGCCTTCACTTTGCCGGACGCGAGGAGCTTCTCCATGTCCTTGTAGCTATCGATATGGGACCGTGACCAGTCGATATCCCGGGATCCATCGGGGAGCTTGGGAAAAAGCGGGTGGTTTCCTGCAGCAAATCGAGTTAGTTTCACTTGTCGTGGACTCTCGTCGATGCTCGAGCGAACCGGGAGCTTTGCACACTTACCATTCGGATTCATCGGTGCTGGCCAATGCATAAGATACAAATCCACGTACTCCAACCCAAGATCTTTTAAGCTTATCTCTAGCCCTTCGTCTACCCGTCTGTGATACGTATTCCATAGCTTCGTCGTCACAAAAATGTCTTCTCGCCTGACTATCCCTTCCCTGACAGCCTGTGCAATCCCCCTTCCAACTTCCTTCTCGTTCTGGTAGCATAGTGCGGCATCTACGTGTCTATATCCGACCTTCAACGCATGGTAGACTGCAGCTTGCACCTGTCCCGGGGCAGATTGCCATGTTCCTGTACGTCTCTCCGTCAGCCTCTAATAACCATTCTTCCACAGACTGTGCTGATGAGACATTATGATAAGGGTATTCCAACCTAATCCAAGGGCCGGGATCTCTACCCCTGTGTTTAGTGTGAATCGGGTACCAGTCACTTCTGTAGCCATGATCAACTGTGCACAAGCACTTTTCAATGAAcggaggaaaaaaaagaagttatcttaagaaaaaggagaaagaggaaagaaggggagagaaaaaaaaccCTTCCCGGTCCCAACGGTTATAACCGCTAGATACTTTTCCGTCCTCCCGTCGGCGGACCTCGAATCGACTTTCTTTGTCTTCAATGCCCAAGCCGAGCTGTGACATTCCCGTCTCATCCCTTTCACCCCCACCCAAGTTTCACGGCATGTCTTGACAATCCGGCCACTTGCTTCGTAGTTATGTACGGAAGTACATCTTCCACGACAGTCAGCAATAG includes:
- the GAR1_2 gene encoding H/ACA snoRNP pseudouridylase subunit (EggNog:ENOG410PFT7~COG:C), producing the protein MATEVTGTRFTLNTGVEIPALGLGTWQSAPGQVQAAVYHALKVGYRHVDAALCYQNEKEVGRGIAQAVREGIVRREDIFVTTKLWNTYHRRVDEGLEISLKDLGLEYVDLYLMHWPAPMNPNGNHPLFPKLPDGSRDIDWSRSHIDSYKDMEKLLASGKVKAIGVSNYSLKYLQQLLEHVSVVPAVNQIENHPLLPQQEIVDFCREKGIMVTAYSPLGSTGGPLMTSDAVVEVARRKGVSPSTILLSWHVARGSCVLSKSVTPSRIEANLHLVKLDEDDMKIIAKFTAESVSRDGFTRFVYPPFGIDFGFPDKTLKD